In one window of Kosmotoga pacifica DNA:
- the alaS gene encoding alanine--tRNA ligase, producing MRYMTSEEIRQSFLDFFKSKNHTVLPSASLIPNDPQLMFTVAGMVPFKPIFWGKIEPTYPRIATCQKCIRTVDIENVGKTPRHHTFFEMLGNFSFGDYFKREAIKWAWEYVTEVLKIPEEKLWVSVYKEDDEAFEIWKTEVGISEKKIVRLGKEDNWWGPAGPTGPCGPDTEIFIDTGRSENCPDVENCSPACDCGRFLEFWNLVFTEYNQDEAGQLVPLSRKNIDTGLGLDRLTAIMQGVETNFDTDLFIPIIRKIEELLGVKYREKENQDTSIRVIADHSRAISFMIADGILPSNEGRGYVLRRLLRRAVRHGSLLGNKRPFLHKISETVAQKMGTIYPEVKEKLRLIEEVTLKEEERFLENLEKGTKRLWQIINNKGNLEGADLFMLHDTYGFHVELVEEMLSDRDISLDKEGFEKLMQEQRERARAATGNREYGVISTLNKELYEKLGGTEFLGYEYLETETEISAILKENELVDTLSESEEGELVFQKTVFYAEKGGQVSDTGLIETSTGTAKVFHVHIPYQDMVLHRVRVIRGQLKKGEIAHLVVDKEKRKATARNHTATHLLHAALRRILGDHVKQSGSLVEPERLRFDFSHYSPLSLEEITAVEDLVNEKILSALAVTIEEKSFEEAKSEDVIALFEEKYGDKVRVVNISDFSRELCGGTHVKNTGEIGLFKIVSETSVSAGVRRIEAITGNETLKYLRDLESLREDLKSMLQVSEKMILERVVMLTQDLREKEREIKKLKEKLLSGKSGSDDHEIMIDGTKFFVRIVENAPAELVRNTADILMQRLGNGVVIVFDKQEDKVLFVVKVSKELTQKFNAGQIARNIAKTLGGGGGGRPDFAQAGGKEVNKIEEVIQSLEEYVRI from the coding sequence ATGAGATATATGACATCCGAAGAAATAAGACAGAGTTTTCTCGATTTCTTCAAATCAAAGAATCATACGGTCTTACCGAGCGCTTCTTTGATTCCAAATGACCCGCAACTTATGTTTACTGTCGCTGGGATGGTCCCTTTCAAACCTATTTTCTGGGGCAAGATAGAACCCACCTATCCTCGAATTGCCACTTGTCAGAAATGTATCAGGACAGTAGATATCGAGAATGTTGGTAAGACACCAAGGCACCATACATTCTTCGAAATGCTCGGTAATTTCTCTTTCGGCGATTACTTTAAGAGGGAAGCAATTAAGTGGGCATGGGAGTATGTTACTGAGGTTCTTAAGATTCCGGAGGAAAAATTATGGGTTTCCGTGTACAAGGAGGATGACGAAGCGTTTGAAATCTGGAAAACTGAAGTTGGCATATCCGAGAAAAAGATCGTAAGACTGGGAAAAGAAGACAACTGGTGGGGGCCCGCTGGACCTACGGGGCCCTGTGGACCTGATACCGAGATATTCATCGATACTGGTCGCAGTGAGAATTGTCCCGACGTTGAGAACTGTAGCCCAGCCTGTGACTGTGGAAGATTCCTGGAATTCTGGAATCTCGTATTCACTGAATATAACCAAGACGAAGCTGGGCAACTCGTTCCCCTAAGCAGAAAAAATATCGATACCGGGTTAGGACTTGACAGGCTTACAGCTATAATGCAGGGAGTCGAAACGAATTTCGACACCGATCTCTTTATTCCAATAATAAGAAAAATCGAAGAGTTGCTAGGCGTCAAATACAGAGAAAAAGAAAATCAGGATACCTCCATACGTGTCATAGCAGATCATTCTCGCGCTATCAGCTTCATGATTGCCGATGGAATACTCCCCTCTAATGAAGGTAGAGGTTACGTGTTAAGGAGGCTTTTAAGGCGTGCAGTAAGGCATGGGTCTTTACTCGGCAACAAGCGTCCATTCCTGCACAAAATTTCAGAGACAGTGGCGCAAAAGATGGGAACTATATATCCTGAGGTAAAGGAAAAGCTCAGACTTATAGAAGAGGTAACTCTTAAAGAAGAAGAGAGGTTCCTGGAGAATCTGGAAAAGGGAACAAAACGCTTATGGCAAATAATCAACAATAAAGGGAATCTCGAAGGTGCTGATCTTTTCATGCTGCACGATACCTATGGCTTTCACGTGGAATTGGTGGAAGAAATGTTGAGCGATAGGGATATTTCTCTAGATAAAGAAGGTTTTGAAAAGCTTATGCAAGAGCAAAGAGAGAGAGCCAGAGCCGCCACAGGAAATCGTGAATATGGAGTTATTTCCACTCTTAATAAAGAGCTGTATGAGAAGTTAGGTGGTACCGAATTTCTTGGATATGAATATCTGGAAACAGAAACCGAAATAAGTGCAATTCTTAAAGAAAATGAGCTCGTTGATACATTATCCGAGTCTGAAGAGGGAGAACTTGTGTTTCAGAAAACCGTTTTCTACGCCGAAAAGGGTGGCCAGGTCTCTGATACTGGATTAATAGAGACTTCTACCGGAACTGCAAAGGTATTTCATGTACACATACCCTATCAGGACATGGTTCTACATAGGGTGAGGGTGATAAGAGGTCAACTGAAAAAAGGCGAAATAGCCCATTTGGTGGTTGATAAAGAGAAACGAAAGGCTACCGCAAGAAACCACACGGCCACACACCTGCTGCACGCAGCTCTCAGGAGAATCCTTGGAGACCACGTGAAACAATCGGGCTCTCTCGTCGAACCAGAAAGGCTGAGATTCGACTTTTCACACTATTCTCCGTTGAGCCTTGAAGAGATTACGGCCGTTGAAGATTTGGTAAATGAAAAAATTCTGTCGGCTTTAGCCGTCACGATTGAAGAAAAGAGTTTTGAGGAAGCGAAATCTGAGGACGTTATAGCCCTTTTTGAAGAAAAATACGGTGATAAGGTAAGAGTAGTCAACATCTCTGATTTCAGTAGGGAACTCTGTGGTGGAACTCATGTCAAAAACACGGGTGAAATCGGACTCTTTAAAATTGTTTCAGAGACTTCTGTCTCGGCAGGAGTTCGCAGAATCGAAGCAATCACAGGAAATGAAACGCTCAAATACTTGAGAGATCTGGAATCACTGCGAGAAGATCTGAAAAGCATGCTGCAGGTATCAGAAAAAATGATACTGGAAAGGGTTGTCATGTTGACTCAAGATCTCAGAGAAAAGGAAAGGGAAATTAAAAAGCTGAAGGAAAAACTTCTCTCCGGAAAGAGTGGTTCCGATGACCATGAGATAATGATAGACGGAACGAAATTCTTCGTGCGAATTGTCGAAAACGCTCCAGCTGAGCTGGTAAGAAACACAGCGGACATATTAATGCAGAGACTTGGAAATGGTGTGGTGATTGTTTTTGATAAGCAGGAAGATAAGGTATTGTTTGTGGTCAAAGTATCAAAAGAACTGACACAGAAATTCAACGCCGGGCAGATAGCCAGGAACATCGCCAAAACCCTCGGAGGAGGCGGGGGGGGTCGACCCGACTTCGCCCAAGCTGGCGGGAAAGAGGTAAACAAAATTGAAGAGGTTATCCAATCCCTTGAGGAATATGTCAGAATTTGA
- a CDS encoding Mini-ribonuclease 3 produces MSEFEALSRLLTVDYDVDEFSTDTLSYIGDAVYELFFRLRTLKEAKRRTGYQHELLTKLVNARGQSRALEFIDKLLTIEDRRVINRGYNSKGAKKRGNDIDYRRATALEALIGYLYVKGDFAHLEEILSKVMASVSTR; encoded by the coding sequence ATGTCAGAATTTGAAGCCTTGTCTAGATTGTTGACTGTCGATTATGATGTGGATGAGTTTTCCACGGATACTCTGTCTTACATTGGCGATGCTGTGTATGAGCTCTTCTTCAGGCTAAGAACGCTGAAAGAGGCCAAGAGGAGAACAGGGTATCAACACGAATTGTTGACCAAGCTGGTAAATGCCAGAGGACAAAGCCGTGCACTCGAATTTATTGACAAACTCTTGACAATAGAAGACAGAAGAGTGATAAACCGGGGCTATAATTCAAAGGGTGCAAAGAAGCGAGGAAATGATATCGATTATAGACGGGCCACCGCGCTGGAGGCATTGATCGGTTATCTCTACGTTAAAGGTGATTTTGCCCATCTGGAAGAAATCCTTTCAAAGGTGATGGCCAGTGTATCTACACGGTAG
- the rlmB gene encoding 23S rRNA (guanosine(2251)-2'-O)-methyltransferase RlmB, translating into MYLHGRNVLREILDLNSKKLKIKRILFTNQQNVSKELEELKLRCLKRGYKVDEAPPEKLYNLCREKKHQGVVVDLKEFPYTDFEDIIELSRNESVFPLVLLDTVQDPHNLGAIIRSAVAAGMRGIIITEKSSAKVTSAVVKVSTGLAFRIPISIVTNMARTVEILQEEGFWVYAASMEGEPYFSIEFPEKAAIILGNEGEGVRKLVKEKADYIISIPMEKEVDSLNVSASAAILFFELRRQLSGGE; encoded by the coding sequence GTGTATCTACACGGTAGAAATGTTCTCAGAGAAATTCTCGATCTTAATTCCAAAAAATTGAAGATAAAGCGGATACTCTTCACAAATCAGCAAAATGTGTCTAAAGAGCTGGAAGAGCTAAAGCTAAGGTGTTTGAAAAGGGGTTACAAGGTGGATGAAGCTCCACCGGAAAAACTCTATAATCTTTGTAGAGAGAAGAAGCACCAAGGTGTTGTGGTGGATCTCAAAGAGTTCCCTTACACTGACTTTGAAGATATAATAGAATTGTCAAGAAATGAATCTGTTTTTCCTCTGGTTCTACTTGACACGGTACAGGATCCTCATAATCTCGGTGCAATCATCAGAAGCGCTGTCGCCGCGGGTATGAGGGGTATTATAATCACTGAGAAATCCTCCGCCAAGGTAACTTCAGCGGTTGTAAAAGTCTCCACCGGCCTCGCCTTTAGAATACCCATCTCCATAGTAACTAATATGGCAAGAACAGTCGAAATACTTCAAGAAGAAGGTTTCTGGGTCTATGCAGCTTCTATGGAAGGAGAACCCTATTTCAGCATTGAATTTCCCGAAAAAGCTGCAATCATTCTGGGAAACGAAGGTGAAGGTGTTAGGAAACTGGTCAAAGAAAAGGCGGACTACATCATTTCCATTCCTATGGAAAAAGAGGTGGACTCTTTAAACGTTTCAGCTAGCGCAGCAATTCTCTTCTTTGAATTGAGAAGACAACTATCCGGTGGTGAATAA
- the mutL gene encoding DNA mismatch repair endonuclease MutL translates to MKIRELPKEVVLKIAAGEVVTGCFSVVKELIENSIDAHTRRIEVEIREGGKEFIRVSDDGEGMSPEDLKEAIKPHTTSKIKSIEDLYRLNTYGFRGEALSTIASVSRMIITSKQEKNSVGLSLRITGGNVVAEEPYLGKTGTMVEVYDLLFNTPARRKFLKSAAVEGRMVTEIVQRFMLSNPSISFLYVKDGKVIYDSPIDQPLKDRIRLIFPELKPDDLIEVEYTDENSGISVRGFVTMPERTRLNRFGEMIFVNSRHVKQIELNYALERGYGETLEKGRFPFAIIFIEVDPALVDVNVHPQKLEVKFSRTSLVLDALKRAVRVAIHQRGTFRIKPGISSESIQKANTEIEKNSDYDFKNREHIGEHWPKIRESYRSVPDESYALPLEIERKNFRAFQPENSRKESKEFKFIGVFGERYILVEGSEGLIIIDQHAAHERLIFERLKRNKRIESQQLISPITLKIDALRSGLLDNNQKKLMELGFRWKSNGDKITLEAIPSLVPQNEAEKVFLDILDELRLVRLEDPVKVFDNLLASIACKAAIKTGDRLNEVEARNLLEELIEEKLVVCPHGRPISMFITLNDLDRFFSRR, encoded by the coding sequence ATGAAAATAAGAGAACTTCCAAAGGAAGTCGTCTTGAAAATAGCTGCCGGTGAAGTCGTAACTGGCTGTTTTTCCGTTGTAAAGGAACTTATAGAAAACTCAATAGATGCCCACACCCGAAGAATCGAAGTGGAAATTAGGGAAGGCGGGAAAGAATTTATTCGTGTCAGCGACGACGGGGAAGGTATGTCACCGGAAGATCTCAAAGAGGCAATAAAACCTCACACAACGAGTAAGATCAAATCCATCGAGGACCTCTACAGATTAAACACATACGGTTTCAGGGGCGAAGCCCTTTCAACCATCGCCAGTGTTTCCAGAATGATCATAACTTCGAAGCAGGAGAAAAACAGTGTTGGATTAAGCCTGAGGATAACCGGTGGGAACGTCGTTGCGGAAGAGCCTTATCTTGGGAAAACTGGCACAATGGTTGAGGTTTACGATCTGTTGTTCAACACACCTGCGAGAAGAAAATTCCTGAAATCAGCAGCTGTTGAAGGAAGGATGGTCACAGAAATAGTCCAGCGGTTCATGCTATCAAATCCGTCTATTTCCTTTCTGTACGTTAAAGACGGGAAGGTTATCTATGATTCCCCGATAGATCAACCTTTGAAAGATCGGATCAGACTCATTTTCCCTGAGCTCAAACCTGATGACCTCATAGAGGTTGAATACACCGATGAAAATTCTGGTATCAGCGTAAGGGGCTTTGTTACAATGCCAGAAAGAACTCGTCTGAATCGTTTCGGTGAGATGATTTTTGTGAACAGTCGTCATGTGAAGCAAATAGAGCTCAACTATGCCCTCGAGAGAGGATACGGTGAAACACTCGAGAAGGGGCGTTTCCCCTTTGCCATCATTTTTATAGAGGTGGATCCCGCGCTGGTCGACGTAAATGTTCATCCACAGAAACTTGAGGTAAAGTTTTCCAGAACCTCACTTGTACTTGATGCACTCAAAAGAGCTGTGAGAGTCGCCATTCATCAGCGAGGTACATTCAGGATAAAGCCAGGGATATCCTCGGAGTCAATACAAAAGGCAAATACTGAAATCGAAAAAAATTCGGACTATGACTTCAAAAATCGTGAACACATTGGAGAACATTGGCCGAAAATCCGTGAAAGCTACCGGAGTGTTCCGGATGAGTCATACGCGCTACCTCTTGAAATTGAAAGAAAAAACTTCAGAGCTTTTCAGCCAGAAAATTCGAGAAAAGAATCGAAAGAGTTTAAGTTTATCGGTGTGTTCGGCGAGAGATACATTCTTGTCGAAGGCTCTGAAGGACTCATCATTATAGATCAGCACGCAGCTCACGAAAGACTCATATTTGAACGCCTGAAAAGAAATAAGAGAATCGAATCCCAACAACTCATATCCCCTATAACGTTGAAAATCGATGCTCTTCGATCTGGATTGCTAGATAACAATCAAAAAAAATTAATGGAACTCGGCTTTCGCTGGAAATCGAATGGTGATAAAATAACGCTGGAAGCAATACCGTCTTTAGTACCACAGAATGAGGCAGAAAAGGTTTTTTTGGATATACTCGATGAGCTCAGGCTTGTGAGGTTGGAAGATCCTGTGAAGGTTTTCGATAACCTTCTGGCATCCATAGCCTGCAAGGCGGCTATAAAGACAGGGGACAGACTAAACGAGGTAGAGGCGAGGAATTTGCTCGAAGAACTGATAGAAGAGAAGCTCGTAGTTTGTCCTCATGGAAGACCCATATCGATGTTCATAACTCTTAATGACCTTGATCGCTTCTTTTCTAGAAGGTAA
- a CDS encoding ABC transporter substrate-binding protein — translation MKKLLSVILLLMGITLFSMSVIDDLGRLIEIDHLPERVVIAAPAVTGFFTYLGLDDRIVGVTNWDSFSLSHEVEKIGNLIPLNIEKILSLNPDLVFLTGGFQEPEVPKLERFGIRAVVINPNTVEEVFRDIALIATIFGEHERGSKLAHEFRNKILEIAKKTFMIPQEEKPKVFYAMVTGEVKEIWTCGTGSFLNQAISYAGGVNVAAPYSGNNGWFPVSPEFVIKTQPDIILVPYYYPGGDVEAVQKITEYPPFKELPAVREGRIYAVDGNLFSYANPDLLKIIEELHTLFYGASENAR, via the coding sequence ATGAAAAAGCTTTTATCTGTTATTCTTCTGTTAATGGGTATCACACTGTTTTCTATGAGTGTGATCGATGATCTCGGCAGACTCATAGAAATCGATCATTTACCTGAGAGGGTAGTGATTGCCGCTCCTGCCGTTACAGGTTTTTTCACCTATTTGGGTCTAGATGACAGAATAGTAGGGGTCACTAACTGGGATAGTTTTTCTCTTTCTCATGAAGTGGAAAAGATAGGTAATCTGATACCGCTGAACATCGAAAAAATCCTTTCTTTAAATCCCGATCTCGTCTTCCTCACCGGTGGCTTTCAAGAACCGGAAGTTCCTAAGCTGGAACGTTTTGGGATCAGGGCAGTGGTCATAAACCCCAACACAGTTGAAGAAGTGTTCCGGGATATAGCCCTGATCGCCACAATTTTCGGTGAGCATGAAAGGGGGAGCAAGCTGGCACACGAATTCAGAAATAAAATATTGGAAATAGCCAAGAAGACCTTCATGATTCCCCAAGAAGAAAAACCGAAGGTGTTCTACGCAATGGTGACCGGGGAAGTGAAAGAAATCTGGACCTGCGGAACGGGATCTTTTCTAAACCAGGCAATCTCCTACGCGGGCGGAGTTAATGTGGCTGCTCCTTATTCTGGCAACAACGGTTGGTTCCCTGTTAGTCCTGAATTCGTGATCAAAACCCAGCCAGATATCATCCTTGTTCCGTATTATTACCCCGGCGGTGATGTCGAAGCTGTACAAAAGATCACAGAATATCCTCCTTTTAAAGAACTGCCTGCTGTCAGAGAAGGCAGGATTTATGCCGTTGATGGAAACCTTTTTTCGTACGCAAACCCTGATCTCCTCAAAATAATCGAGGAATTACATACGTTGTTCTACGGTGCGAGTGAAAATGCGCGGTAA
- a CDS encoding FecCD family ABC transporter permease, whose protein sequence is MAILSGTLFLLLILSSYGTVKYSVREILSVLTGNTTGVRATLYNQLRLPRVLVAFLIGASLAVAGDSLQLTLKNPLADPYIVGISAGASFGAVLSLVLKEYFGLTINMELLAFVFALVSAFTAYFVSRKDGKIPVTSLILSGVIISFLFNAAVTFLVIFTWRNIVSLHFWSLGSMSGVSWNDFHRMLIALVVESVIYLLFRRKMLILAAGEEHAVTVGVNPERVKSIVFFNVAFVSALSVSTAGLIGFVGLIIPHITRLLFGTDSKFNLISTLLIGGIFLTACDTVSRTLFQPTELPIGAVTALVGAPFFIYLLKRKAGITNG, encoded by the coding sequence TTGGCCATATTATCAGGAACATTGTTTCTACTACTCATATTGTCTTCATATGGAACAGTCAAATATAGTGTTCGAGAAATCTTGAGTGTACTCACCGGTAACACAACTGGAGTCCGTGCAACACTTTACAACCAGCTCAGGTTGCCAAGGGTACTCGTTGCCTTCCTCATCGGAGCTTCCCTCGCTGTAGCTGGAGATAGCCTTCAGCTAACCCTGAAGAACCCTCTGGCTGACCCCTACATCGTTGGAATTTCGGCAGGAGCCTCTTTTGGAGCAGTTCTGTCGCTGGTCCTGAAGGAATATTTTGGATTAACTATAAACATGGAACTACTGGCATTCGTTTTCGCACTTGTCTCTGCCTTCACCGCATATTTTGTTTCGCGAAAAGATGGAAAGATACCGGTGACCTCGCTCATATTGAGCGGGGTCATTATCTCCTTTCTTTTCAACGCTGCCGTCACTTTTCTCGTCATATTCACCTGGAGAAATATTGTAAGCCTTCACTTCTGGTCTCTTGGATCGATGTCCGGAGTTAGCTGGAACGATTTCCACAGAATGCTCATTGCCCTTGTGGTTGAAAGTGTGATCTATTTGCTCTTCAGACGAAAGATGTTGATCCTCGCAGCAGGTGAGGAGCATGCGGTCACAGTGGGAGTCAATCCGGAAAGGGTAAAAAGCATCGTGTTCTTCAATGTAGCCTTCGTCTCGGCGTTGAGCGTTTCAACTGCCGGGCTTATCGGATTCGTGGGCTTGATTATCCCCCACATTACCAGATTACTCTTTGGCACAGACAGCAAGTTCAATTTGATTTCTACTCTATTGATCGGCGGGATCTTTCTCACCGCCTGCGACACCGTTTCCAGAACACTCTTTCAGCCCACAGAGCTCCCGATAGGGGCTGTGACAGCTCTGGTAGGTGCTCCATTTTTCATATACCTGCTGAAGAGAAAGGCGGGAATTACAAATGGTTGA
- a CDS encoding ABC transporter ATP-binding protein, which yields MVEVLKAERVKYSYGEIQALNGVSFSLYEGEILSILGPNGGGKSTLLKIVSGILKNYEGSVKLYGKEVSVCSIKELARIISYIPQEFSPAFDLRCETIVLFGRNPHVTALHSFTKDDYKIIEESMKRADALEFRDRLFNTLSGGERQRVVIAKAIAQKGKIMLLDEFTTHLDPGHSQKLIELVKNMMKLEGITAINVAHDINQAINMSDRIAFLKDGKILAVGKAEEILTETLIEKVYDAKSTIIENPLTKKPLVVFY from the coding sequence ATGGTTGAGGTGTTGAAAGCGGAGAGAGTAAAGTACAGCTATGGAGAGATACAAGCTCTCAATGGAGTTTCTTTTTCACTATACGAAGGCGAGATATTAAGCATTCTGGGGCCGAACGGTGGAGGCAAGTCTACATTGTTGAAGATAGTCAGCGGTATATTGAAAAACTATGAAGGTAGCGTAAAGTTATACGGCAAGGAAGTATCGGTTTGTTCAATAAAAGAATTGGCTAGAATAATTTCGTATATTCCCCAAGAATTTTCTCCGGCATTCGATTTAAGATGCGAGACCATTGTACTCTTTGGAAGAAATCCTCATGTTACTGCATTGCACAGTTTTACCAAAGACGATTACAAAATTATTGAGGAGTCCATGAAGAGGGCTGATGCCCTGGAGTTCAGGGACAGGCTTTTCAATACTCTTAGCGGTGGTGAACGCCAGAGGGTGGTCATAGCGAAAGCCATTGCTCAAAAAGGAAAAATAATGCTTCTGGATGAATTCACAACGCATCTTGATCCCGGACATTCTCAGAAGCTTATAGAGCTTGTAAAAAACATGATGAAGTTGGAGGGAATTACGGCCATCAACGTAGCTCACGACATAAACCAGGCAATAAACATGTCTGATCGGATAGCATTTTTAAAGGACGGCAAAATTCTCGCTGTTGGAAAGGCAGAGGAGATATTGACCGAAACCTTGATAGAAAAAGTTTATGACGCAAAATCTACGATAATTGAAAATCCATTGACAAAAAAACCGCTGGTGGTTTTTTACTGA
- a CDS encoding type III PLP-dependent enzyme: MQVTPVVRTLARSLETPFLLMDLSYVRNNYYDIINHVNNVRVFYAVKANSHPRIVSLLNTLGSSFDVASRGEIDKLLSLNITPDRMSFGNTIKKIEDIKYAHSVGVEYFAADSEMEIEKIAAHAPGSKVYVRIMTTGSDSDWPLSKKFGTDVEHVISILRYADNLGLDAYGVSFHVGSQNYNVANWEKAIIEAAKVFKVLRTEGINLRMINLGGGMPVKHIKEIPSVKEIGDVINRAIERELSFVPNLEVFIEPGRSMVGNAGILVSQVILRSRKGNEDWVYADAGVFHGLTETIENFRYEIIVDGKQDDKKEIFTLAGPSCDSIDTIYEKVELPKTIGYGDILYFINAGAYTTEYATNFNGIKAPGVYFVEDFTLAESEFFQDEKGFEQDL, from the coding sequence ATGCAGGTTACACCGGTGGTTAGAACTTTGGCAAGGAGCCTTGAAACGCCATTTCTGCTCATGGATCTCTCTTATGTTAGGAATAATTACTACGACATAATCAACCACGTCAATAATGTTCGAGTATTCTATGCCGTAAAAGCCAACTCTCATCCGAGAATAGTTTCCCTCCTCAACACCCTAGGGAGCAGTTTTGACGTTGCTTCAAGGGGAGAGATAGATAAACTACTCTCATTGAATATAACACCCGATAGGATGAGTTTTGGCAACACAATAAAAAAGATCGAAGATATTAAATATGCTCACTCAGTTGGGGTCGAATACTTCGCAGCTGATTCTGAAATGGAAATCGAAAAAATAGCGGCTCATGCACCCGGTAGCAAAGTATATGTCAGGATCATGACCACCGGTAGTGACAGTGACTGGCCTCTCTCGAAGAAATTTGGCACCGATGTCGAACATGTGATATCTATCTTGCGTTATGCCGACAACCTTGGCTTGGACGCATACGGAGTTAGTTTCCACGTGGGTTCCCAAAATTACAATGTCGCCAATTGGGAAAAGGCCATCATTGAAGCCGCCAAGGTGTTCAAAGTCCTAAGGACTGAAGGAATAAATCTAAGGATGATCAACCTTGGTGGCGGTATGCCCGTAAAACACATAAAGGAGATCCCTTCGGTGAAAGAGATCGGAGACGTGATCAACAGGGCGATAGAGAGAGAGCTGTCCTTTGTCCCAAATCTCGAAGTGTTCATAGAACCCGGTAGGTCTATGGTCGGCAATGCCGGTATTCTTGTTTCTCAGGTGATTCTCAGAAGCAGAAAAGGAAATGAGGATTGGGTATACGCTGACGCTGGTGTGTTCCACGGTTTGACTGAAACCATTGAAAATTTCAGATACGAAATAATCGTTGATGGAAAACAAGACGACAAAAAGGAAATTTTCACTCTTGCCGGTCCCAGCTGCGATTCTATCGATACCATTTATGAGAAAGTCGAACTTCCAAAAACCATTGGGTACGGCGATATTCTGTATTTTATAAATGCCGGTGCTTATACCACGGAATATGCTACGAATTTCAATGGCATTAAAGCACCGGGTGTGTATTTTGTTGAAGATTTCACATTAGCCGAATCGGAATTCTTTCAGGATGAAAAAGGTTTTGAGCAGGATCTTTAA
- a CDS encoding rhomboid family intramembrane serine protease, whose protein sequence is MRKVPPVTMTLISINITIYFFLFVFSMLRPHLGDFYSLFLYYGGASRSALQQGLIYTPLTALFLHGNMWHILFNMYALYQLGYLVEGLFGRKNFMLLYFLSGIVGNLTAVAFTTYITIGSSSAIFGLVGVLFVLGFKKDTPVILRSVTGFSLLPIILLNLIFGFAIPNISNAAHIGGLLAGMALGWFIPPQYAVVRKPRFTRVKKKSPEEISQEILLKYVPILNALKSNGDEEGLDERTIQIAQLRKELSELKDSELAQRVLWKLYERDLLTSEEFEKLRKFL, encoded by the coding sequence ATGAGGAAAGTACCCCCTGTTACCATGACACTTATTTCCATAAACATTACGATCTATTTCTTCTTGTTCGTTTTCTCCATGCTCAGGCCGCACCTCGGCGATTTTTACAGTTTGTTCCTGTACTATGGAGGAGCGAGTCGGAGTGCACTTCAGCAGGGGTTGATATATACCCCGCTGACTGCCCTCTTTTTACATGGAAATATGTGGCATATTCTGTTCAACATGTACGCCCTTTATCAGCTTGGATATCTTGTGGAAGGGCTCTTTGGAAGAAAAAATTTTATGCTCCTGTATTTTTTGAGTGGAATCGTGGGTAATCTGACGGCGGTGGCTTTTACCACTTATATTACAATAGGTTCCAGTAGCGCTATCTTTGGACTGGTTGGGGTGCTTTTTGTACTTGGTTTTAAAAAGGACACGCCTGTAATACTCAGATCTGTTACCGGTTTCTCACTGTTGCCAATAATCCTGTTAAACCTGATTTTCGGATTTGCTATTCCAAATATAAGTAATGCAGCCCATATTGGCGGGTTGCTAGCGGGAATGGCGCTAGGCTGGTTTATACCGCCACAGTATGCTGTAGTGAGAAAACCAAGATTCACCAGGGTCAAGAAAAAATCACCTGAAGAAATATCTCAGGAAATCCTGTTGAAATATGTTCCTATATTGAATGCCCTGAAAAGCAATGGCGATGAAGAAGGACTCGATGAAAGGACGATACAGATCGCTCAACTCAGAAAGGAACTCAGTGAATTGAAAGATTCCGAACTTGCTCAACGAGTTCTCTGGAAGTTGTACGAAAGAGACCTGTTGACGAGTGAAGAATTTGAAAAACTGAGAAAGTTCCTTTGA